TATTGATTTGGGATTGTGACGGCTGCTTAATTGATAGCGAGCAGATTGGCTGCCGGGTTGAAGCTGAAGCCTTTACAAAAGCCGGATACACCATAAGCACAGAGGAAATGATCAGGCGCTTTATTGGTATCAGCGCAAGCGAAGTTTTCTCGCAGATAGAAGCGGAAATGGGTCATGACATTCGCAACCATGAAGCTCTCCTAATTCAAGACGCATCCCTACGGCAAGCCTTTGAAAATGAACTGCTTCCAATCACTGGTGTTCATGATGCACTCACTGAGCTGGACAACCAGTTTCCGCAAATGCAGATGTGCATCGCTTCTAGCAGTTCCATGGAGCGCCTTGACTACACGTTAAGGTTGACAGGTCTGCATAACCGCTTTGAAAACAAATACTTTTCTGGCGAAACTGTTCCAAAAGGCAAACCGGCACCAGATGTATTTTTGAAAGCCGCTGAAGAGATGGGCGTTGCACCAGCACGCTGTTTGGTAATTGAAGACAGCCCTCACGGGTTGAAAGGCGCACATGCAGCAGGCATGGATGCAATCGGCTTTACAGGTGCAAGTCATGGCGGTGAAAAATTGCATGATCTTCTTGCAACCCAAACCCCACTTGAAATATTCAATGATATGAAAGGCTTACCAAGTTTAGTAGGAGAACTAACGAGAACCAAAGCCGTTGCTGTCCGAGCTTGAAGTATAGGTAGTAATCAAAAAATTGATCGAGAACCGTGTATTAACGGACAGGGGCGTTAATACTATCCTGTCCGTGTCTCGGGGAAAGAGAACTATCGTAGGTTGGAAGCCTGTACTTATCAATTCTGTGCCAGTCATCCATTAGAAAGCGATTGTTGGCATGTTCCTTTTGTGCCTTCCACGGGAAGGGTGCTACGATTTGCTTGTCTGGATTTTGGTTCAAGTAAGCAGCCCACCAGCTAAAAGTACTATTGGCAATAATTTGGTGCGCACATTTTGACATGATCATAAAATCCTGAACGTCTTTGCCGTCAGGAAGAACATCAAAAAACGTAATGTTCGGGATGTTGCTCAAAGTTTGTTTGCACCACTCAATGTCATCGGAGAAAACCAGAGGCTGGAGAACGCCTAATTTTGCGCCTAAGAACTTTAAAGCGCGGATGTAGTAATCTGGGGTACATACGCCATAAATTTTGTGAATATCCTGTTTTAGGAAGTCACCTCGCCGTATATGCAGCGCGACTGTGTTTGGTTGGGTGGCGTGAGCCAGATAGTGTTGCCGGGACTTCGAAAAATCCTCTCGTAAAACCAAGTCCTGTAAAAGTTGAGGCCTAACAACCTCGGCAATATGCGAAGACATGAAATACCCGTTTAGAAAGAAGCGGTTATGGCCAGTGAAACGTGCGAAATTTTCAAGGTCAAGAAGGCTCTTGATATGCGATTTTCTATAATAATGAACGTGGGGTAAGAGCTGTTGCAGCTGCTTTGAAAATTTTTTGAATGGGAAAAAAACCTCTCTAAAGTCAGCAGGTTGAGAGGACTTTGTCGGCAAGTTAAAGTTCATAAGAGGAGGTTTGATGCCTTGCCTGCGATCTTTCTCCCCTGTGTGGAGCGATATCTTGCTGCCGGTGAAATGACAAAGGTACCTCGCAGCTGCCCATTGAAAAAGCTGGTTCCCCAACCGGCCTTTAAGGTTGACGATAATCATCCTGCTTCCGCCTTGTATCTGCTGTTGCACATCAATCTTAATCCATCACCAACAGGGTCGCACCTATGAAAAGTGAGCAAGTAACAACAGGTGAAGTCTGGGTGGAACGTGCTCAAAGTCGCGATTGTTGGAATTGGATTTCGCACGATCTGCCAAAAATCGGCTTGACATAGCTGCGACAGGCAGGTCATAAACTTCGCCATGAGCAAGAACCTGACCATCATTTCTAGTGTTTATTATTATGCGCCCGACATATCGGTGGCCGCGTTCCAATAAACTCATGTAATTTTTGAGATCAGAACCAAAGCCGCCGCGTCAGGCGGCTTTTGTGTTTCTAGCTCTCCTGCGCGGCGCCAGGAGAGAAGAGATGAACCACTCAATTATCGATAGCACACTCAACTTCCGCCCAAAATCCGAAGCTCTCCAGCTGTTGGTAGATCGCGGCTTCCTGCATCAATGTACAGATCTGGAAGCGCTTGACGCCAAGTTGGAAGCAGGACCGATCACAGCTTACGCTGGGTTTGACGCCACCGCTGACAGCCTCCATGTCGGTCACCTATTGCCACTCATGGCCATGCGCTGGTTGCAGAAAACCGGCCACAAACCAATCCTGCTGGTCGGTGGTGGAACAACTCGCGTTGGTGACCCAAGCTTCCGCTCCCAAAGCCGTCCCTTGTTGGATGATGCACAGATCGAGCACAACCTTGCAGGTATTCGCACCACAGTAGAGCGCCTCTTTGATCTGTCAGAAGGGCAGGGCCAAATTGTCAACAATGCGGACTGGCTCGACGAATTCCGCTTCCTTGAGTTCCTTCGTGATTTTGGAACCCACTTCACCGTTAATCGTATGATGACGTTCGACAGTGTCCGCTCACGCCTCGAAGCACAGCAACCTTTATCCGTGTTGGAGTTTTGCTACATGATGCTGCAAGCGGTTGATTTTGTTGAGCTCAACAAACGGTTTGACTGCACATTGCAGATTGGTGGATCAGATCAATGGGGTAATATCATCAATGGTGTTGACCTTGGCCGTCGTTCTGGAACCCAGCTGTTCGGCTTAACGCTTCCGCTGCTGACGACCCCCTCAGGCAGCAAGATGGGCAAAACCGCAGAGGGCTCTGTGTGGCTCAATCCTTCACGCCTTTCCAGTTTTGGCTTCTGGCAGTTCTGGCGCAATGTGGATGATGCAGACGTTCCACGCTTCCTGAAGCTGTTCACTGATTTGCCACTGGGTGAAATTGATCGCCTCGCGTCCTTGAAAGGGAAAGAGCTCAATGAGGCCAAGAAGGTACTAGCAACGCAAGTAACGGGTATCGTGCATGGCCTAGCCGCAGCAGAGGCCGCCCTCCAGCAGGGGGAAGCATTGTTCAATGGGCAGGAGGACCTTAGCCAGCCAACACACGAGTTGTCCTTGCCCCTGCTTGCTAAACCGCTCGGCCTGCTGGATCTGCTGGTGAAAACCGGTTTTGCCACCACCAACAGCGAAGCCCGCCGTCTTATCCGGGGTGGTGGTGTACGTCTCAACTCAACCATCGTGATCGAAGAAACGCGGCAGATCTCCGAGGGCGATCTCAAACCCGGCGAACGCCTCACTCTAGCCGTCGGCAAACGACGCAAGGCATTGGTGGAGTTTGTGTAATCGAAAAGGAGGTGGCCAGCTTATCAGCTGACCACTTTTTTACCTAGCTAAAGCGCCGAATAACTGCTTGGATAAATGCAGTCCGCTCGGCGGCCGTAGCACCAAGAGCTCCAGAGAGAAGACGCTCCCTATCGGTAATCAAGGGCTCAGGATCTGCAGTGGCTATATTGTGAAACTGAGCTGTGGTTGGCAAAGTTTGTGGGTTTTTGCCGCATAGTTCCATTTTCTCTAGAAGGCCGGGCAACTCTTTGTCGTAATATTCGCGCAGGTATTTGCCCTTCATGAAATCGTGACCAGTATGAGCCACATTTGCTCTGGTGGTGGCATCTGCAACCCTCAACGGTAAGAAAGCGTGGTTACCTAGCAATTGCTGAAAGAACATACCGTGCAAGGCACCGTCATTGATATAGTAGAGGTTTCGGTCTCGATTGGCAGGAGGGTTTGCGTTCTTTCGAAATAGCTCCGTAGTCGTGATTTTATGTTGGCTATGTAGAGTTTCGATCTCACCATCAATCTCGCGTTTTGTTGAACCCAAAACATGAGCATAAACATTCGGATTGGTCGCGCGGGTGACATTCCAATCGAAAGATTGCCCCACATCCCAAGCGCCGATGAAGATACAAACAACGCGAGAGGGCCGTTGGAAAATCGCAAATCCGGCAGCATGAAGTGGGCGATATCGAACGAACTGATGCTCTTTATCCATATAGTAACAGCTTGGAATCTGGTTTACCGCAATTGTATTCGCATTCGTTAAAGCGACAGATCCAAAAAGCATATTGTCTTTTTGGATCATCGGGAGTGGGACCGGTTGTTCAGCCATGACATCCTCATTTTTATTGTTGAAAAACCTGTGCAACAGGTGTGAAGAGGACGGTCCGTGGTTAGTGATTGTGAGAAGAATTGGTCTGAAGCTCGCGGTTATCCTTACCAAACCATAAAAATAGCCCCCGCCGGTTAGGGCAGGGGCCAAGTCATATGGATATAAAGCAGGGATCTGTGACAAACCCTGTAAACCGCGTGGCGAGGCCGCCACACGAACTGTATCGGACGCTATTTAGGCATTTGCGAGCGGACGACTTCCCGAAGGGCATCAACCGGCTCAAGTGCCTTACCACGCTTGATGTGCCAGAAGGTCCAGCCATTACAGGCTTGCTGACCTTGAACGAGCGCACCCACTTTGTGGATGGATCCGGAATGCTCGCCGCAAATCAAAGAACCGTCGGCGCGAACCGTGGCTTTAAAGCGACCGCGGGCATCGGTTAATTCGGCGCCCGGTGTCAATAATCCGGTTTCCAACAAATTGCCAAACGGAACCCTCGGAAGGGAACGTTTGCCCTGTGTCATCGCCAGAAAATCATCGTTGGCAGGTGTAACCCGGTCAATCCGTTCGGAAGCAGCTTTGATGTAAGAGTCTTCACGCTCACACCCCACAAAGTGGCGGCCTAACTTCTTGGCAACTGCACCAGTGGTGCCTGTGCCAAAGAATGGATCAAGGATCACATCGCCTTGGTTTGAAGTGGAGAGCAGCACGCGGTAAAGCAGGCTCTCCGGCTTCTGAGTAGGATGCACTTTGTCGCCGTTTTCGTCCTTCAGGCGCTCATGGCCGGTACAAATAGGCAGTACCCAGTCAGAACGCATCTGAAGATCGTCATTAAACGTCTTCATCGCAGCATAGTTAAAGGTCGGCTTGCTCTGTTGTGAAGGGCAAGCCCAGATGAGCGTCTCATGAGCATTAGTAAAACGTTTGCCACGGAAGTTCGGCATCGGGTTTGTTTTCAGCCACACCACATCATTGTTAATCCAGAACCCAAGGTCCTGCATCAACGCACCAACACGGAAAATGTTGTGGTACGAACCAATAACCCAAATAGACCCGTTTGGCTTTAGCACGCGGCGAACCGCTATGAGCCAGGCACGAGTGAACTCATCATAAGCTTTAAAGCTAGAGAACTGATCCCAGTGATCATCGCAGGCATCCACCTTTGAATGATCAGGCCTGTGCAGATCTCCGCCCAGCTGTAGGTTATAAGGGGGATCGGCAAAAACCACATCCACGCTGTTGTCAGGAAGCTTGTTCAAAGCCTCGACACAGTCGCCCTTAATTATTGTATCAAGCCAGTCAGGCTTGGTGGATATATGGGGTGCCGCCAAGGACACCCCTTCTTTACGCTGTACTCTCATTGCGACGCAACACCTCACGCAATTCATGAGTGCTATGGTTACCGGATATGGTAAACCAGAGGTTAATTGTGAATATCTTTTATTCTTTTGGAATCAACGCTTTATTTACAGATTCGGATTTTGGCACTTAAGTTAAGGCCGGTTAATATTCAATGGCGGATTCCCTTGGGGTATGTGTTTATGAGGCGTTAATGTGGCGAGAATATCGGCACAAAGTTTTTTTTAAAAGAGTCAACCTTTTGAC
The window above is part of the Pseudovibrio sp. Tun.PSC04-5.I4 genome. Proteins encoded here:
- a CDS encoding HAD family hydrolase, which codes for MSYELLIWDCDGCLIDSEQIGCRVEAEAFTKAGYTISTEEMIRRFIGISASEVFSQIEAEMGHDIRNHEALLIQDASLRQAFENELLPITGVHDALTELDNQFPQMQMCIASSSSMERLDYTLRLTGLHNRFENKYFSGETVPKGKPAPDVFLKAAEEMGVAPARCLVIEDSPHGLKGAHAAGMDAIGFTGASHGGEKLHDLLATQTPLEIFNDMKGLPSLVGELTRTKAVAVRA
- a CDS encoding alpha-1,2-fucosyltransferase, whose translation is MQQQIQGGSRMIIVNLKGRLGNQLFQWAAARYLCHFTGSKISLHTGEKDRRQGIKPPLMNFNLPTKSSQPADFREVFFPFKKFSKQLQQLLPHVHYYRKSHIKSLLDLENFARFTGHNRFFLNGYFMSSHIAEVVRPQLLQDLVLREDFSKSRQHYLAHATQPNTVALHIRRGDFLKQDIHKIYGVCTPDYYIRALKFLGAKLGVLQPLVFSDDIEWCKQTLSNIPNITFFDVLPDGKDVQDFMIMSKCAHQIIANSTFSWWAAYLNQNPDKQIVAPFPWKAQKEHANNRFLMDDWHRIDKYRLPTYDSSLSPRHGQDSINAPVR
- the tyrS gene encoding tyrosine--tRNA ligase yields the protein MNHSIIDSTLNFRPKSEALQLLVDRGFLHQCTDLEALDAKLEAGPITAYAGFDATADSLHVGHLLPLMAMRWLQKTGHKPILLVGGGTTRVGDPSFRSQSRPLLDDAQIEHNLAGIRTTVERLFDLSEGQGQIVNNADWLDEFRFLEFLRDFGTHFTVNRMMTFDSVRSRLEAQQPLSVLEFCYMMLQAVDFVELNKRFDCTLQIGGSDQWGNIINGVDLGRRSGTQLFGLTLPLLTTPSGSKMGKTAEGSVWLNPSRLSSFGFWQFWRNVDDADVPRFLKLFTDLPLGEIDRLASLKGKELNEAKKVLATQVTGIVHGLAAAEAALQQGEALFNGQEDLSQPTHELSLPLLAKPLGLLDLLVKTGFATTNSEARRLIRGGGVRLNSTIVIEETRQISEGDLKPGERLTLAVGKRRKALVEFV
- a CDS encoding site-specific DNA-methyltransferase, producing the protein MRVQRKEGVSLAAPHISTKPDWLDTIIKGDCVEALNKLPDNSVDVVFADPPYNLQLGGDLHRPDHSKVDACDDHWDQFSSFKAYDEFTRAWLIAVRRVLKPNGSIWVIGSYHNIFRVGALMQDLGFWINNDVVWLKTNPMPNFRGKRFTNAHETLIWACPSQQSKPTFNYAAMKTFNDDLQMRSDWVLPICTGHERLKDENGDKVHPTQKPESLLYRVLLSTSNQGDVILDPFFGTGTTGAVAKKLGRHFVGCEREDSYIKAASERIDRVTPANDDFLAMTQGKRSLPRVPFGNLLETGLLTPGAELTDARGRFKATVRADGSLICGEHSGSIHKVGALVQGQQACNGWTFWHIKRGKALEPVDALREVVRSQMPK